A portion of the Gottschalkia purinilytica genome contains these proteins:
- a CDS encoding helix-turn-helix domain-containing protein, with translation MPIIVNLDVMMAKRKISSTELSKEMGITMANLSILKNNKAKAVRFSTLESLCKILDCQPGDILEYVDEEDDVTKDF, from the coding sequence ATGCCAATTATAGTTAATTTAGATGTAATGATGGCTAAAAGAAAGATTAGTTCTACAGAACTTTCTAAGGAAATGGGTATAACTATGGCTAATCTTTCAATCTTAAAGAATAATAAGGCAAAAGCTGTACGTTTTTCTACACTTGAATCATTGTGTAAAATTTTAGACTGTCAACCTGGGGATATATTGGAATATGTAGATGAAGAAGACGATGTAACTAAAGATTTTTAA
- a CDS encoding ABC transporter permease: protein MLFKYIRIVLMKELKDIFRDKKTVISQILIPIIIFPIIAFVMGLAMSDFEKDGKEPVQIALVGENNSLYNYLSNNKDIKVVNTNDPNKALEKLDIKAIVNIDNDFDKSIQSGYKGNIKITYNQTSQKSSSAYGRLQVILQQYSANILNQRLQSKGIDTSLLEPLNIETKSVSKEDGQNIMMFSLIAPMILVIWSAVGGIASAVDLGAGEKERQTLEPLFTTKASRTSILAGKYLAVVLSSILGTIASIIGFVIATKINPNFAGEGVKMQPLFIVVAILSCIALTLVFSGIELAISFYARNFKEGQTYLAPMTFIAMVPAYFGMFLDGQSIPKYYFHIPIVNIIALMKESIVNVINVNHIMIVVGWIVLYLVVSLLFTTNMLKKESVLFRN, encoded by the coding sequence GTGCTATTTAAATATATAAGAATAGTTTTAATGAAAGAACTTAAAGATATCTTTAGAGATAAAAAAACAGTTATATCTCAAATACTTATACCCATAATTATATTTCCTATAATAGCTTTTGTTATGGGATTGGCTATGTCTGATTTTGAAAAAGACGGCAAAGAACCTGTTCAAATAGCTTTAGTTGGAGAAAACAATAGTCTTTATAACTATCTTTCTAATAATAAAGATATAAAAGTAGTAAATACAAATGATCCTAATAAAGCTTTAGAAAAGCTTGATATCAAAGCCATAGTTAATATAGATAATGATTTTGATAAAAGTATACAAAGTGGATATAAAGGAAATATTAAAATAACTTATAATCAAACTAGTCAGAAATCTAGTTCAGCATATGGTAGACTTCAAGTGATCTTACAACAATATTCTGCCAATATTCTTAATCAAAGACTTCAAAGTAAAGGTATTGATACTAGCCTATTAGAACCTTTAAATATAGAAACCAAATCAGTTTCTAAAGAAGATGGTCAAAATATTATGATGTTTTCTCTAATAGCTCCTATGATCCTTGTTATTTGGAGTGCTGTAGGGGGTATAGCATCTGCTGTTGACTTAGGAGCTGGTGAAAAAGAACGACAAACTTTAGAACCTCTTTTTACTACTAAAGCTAGTAGAACCTCTATATTAGCAGGTAAGTATCTTGCAGTAGTTTTAAGTAGTATATTAGGAACTATAGCATCTATAATTGGTTTTGTAATAGCCACTAAGATAAACCCAAATTTTGCAGGTGAAGGAGTAAAGATGCAACCACTATTTATCGTGGTAGCCATATTATCATGTATTGCTTTAACTTTAGTATTTTCTGGAATAGAGTTAGCTATAAGTTTTTATGCTAGGAATTTCAAAGAAGGTCAAACTTATCTTGCCCCTATGACTTTCATCGCAATGGTTCCTGCTTACTTTGGAATGTTTTTGGATGGTCAATCTATACCGAAATACTACTTCCATATACCTATAGTTAATATTATAGCTTTAATGAAAGAATCTATAGTTAACGTAATTAATGTAAATCACATAATGATAGTAGTAGGATGGATTGTCTTATATTTAGTAGTATCACTTTTATTTACAACAAATATGTTAAAAAAAGAATCTGTACTATTTAGAAATTAA
- a CDS encoding DUF2975 domain-containing protein gives MKKNINSKILDLIVALGIILTLISLLGTPLVLTAFFKTQLLDPEIYHSLVVDITACIYICAVPYLIALFKLKRLCKLVVKNNPFSIEVPKSLKIISTCAFSEVILFNGCLAYLYYLQNIYLYALTVVPAIIVTFVSIFIGFLGLVLAQLFEKAIAIKEENDKTI, from the coding sequence ATGAAGAAAAACATAAATTCTAAAATATTAGATTTAATTGTAGCTTTAGGGATTATACTTACATTAATATCACTCTTAGGAACACCATTAGTTTTAACTGCTTTTTTCAAAACACAGCTTTTAGATCCAGAGATATATCATAGTTTAGTAGTAGACATTACAGCCTGTATTTATATATGTGCGGTACCTTATCTTATAGCATTGTTTAAACTTAAAAGATTGTGCAAACTAGTAGTAAAAAACAATCCTTTTTCAATAGAGGTTCCTAAATCTCTAAAGATTATTTCCACATGTGCTTTTAGTGAGGTAATATTATTCAATGGATGTTTAGCGTATCTTTACTATCTTCAAAATATATACTTATATGCATTAACTGTTGTACCAGCGATCATAGTTACATTTGTGTCTATATTTATAGGTTTTTTAGGATTAGTACTAGCACAACTATTTGAAAAAGCTATAGCTATAAAAGAAGAAAATGATAAAACAATTTAG